The Etheostoma spectabile isolate EspeVRDwgs_2016 chromosome 9, UIUC_Espe_1.0, whole genome shotgun sequence DNA segment GTTTTAGTTCTCTGAATTGTAACATTAAACctgttctgttttctttttaaacacctCCCCTGTAGAACCGTGAACCAATGATGCCCTCTCCTCAGTTCATCAAATCCTACTTTAGCTCTTTCACGGATGACATCATCTCCCAGGCCCTGCAGAAGGGGGAGAAGAAAGATGAAGACAAGGACAAGGAGGGCGAGGCAGCCGACATCACTGAGAGGTCAGAGAATGTTTGCTCATTGGTACGGGGGAGCTGGTGGCATAGGGGGAGAGGGTGGAAATGTTTCACAGGGATCTTTGTCCCTGTGTTGAATTGATGgggagaatttaaaaaagtaaccttttttttaatataattatgCAGCCTTTTGACTTTCACTAGCTGATAGTTTTAGTGTCTAACTCTGAGTACAAGGACATATACGATAAGCAGGAGAGTGGTTAAAACGTACATGTTTGTCAGGGGTCAAATGTTACATGTGATTAAACAAGTACTTAAAAGAGACATAAGTAATGATTTCAGGTGCCTTTGGATCCGGAGTTAAATTCCTGTTTATTTCACGGTTGAAGCACGTCTACGGCGGAATCATCAGTGCAAAGGATAACTGTGTTAAATCAACTGTACACCGAGCTTATGATTCGAGTACATAGCCAGTTATGTGGACGCTAAAGATTAACCCGAACTCCCACTTAACAACTTGGTTGTTTGTAGAACTGAATTACTTTTtctaatctgtttttttatctttttctcctctttagCTGTGGCTACCTGAAGGCCAAGCAGTACATGGAGGAGGAGAACTACGACAAAATCATCAGTGAATGCACCAAGGAGATTGAGTCAGGTGGCCGATACACGGCAGAGGCCCTGCTACTGCGTGCTACATTCTACCTGCTGATTGGTAACGCTACTGCTGCTCAGCCTGATTTGGACCGGGTGATCAACATGCAGGACGCCAACGTGAAGGTACGGTCTGTTTATTTGATTAACCCGTTCTTACCAAGAATACCAAGGCAGTTTAAGTGCTGGGATAGTGGACTAGTAAAAAGGGATTACAAACGAATAGTTTATCCTTTTGCTAACTTCTGGTAGCCCATGTTGAGGCTCAGATTTATCAGCTGTTTATCCTTGggatttgagtaaatgtactgtgCAACACTAGACTGGGTGAACCCAACCCGATCTGTCTTGGATTTGAAGTTGCCCTGCAGGTCAGGCTGGAAACCTGTACATTTATCTATTCTACTTGCGTTACAAATTTGctggaaccaatcacaaactggcttatccaccTGGCGCGCTATCggcgggtttaacacaatgacaatagaGAAGCAACGGccagcagctttttgtttacattcaacatggcaGCAACCGAAGCGCAGAAACCTTCTCTCAATACGTCCAtggcagcaacccgttgatgccgctgtctgCAAAGTACGTCTCCCGGACCgctggtctgattggttgagggACTGTACAGTTGAGTCATTTGAACGATGCCTGTCgatcacgcctcttgtgcagcaGAAAAtccagagcagactccccagactaaTGTTCAATCTTAGGAGattgagcttggtctggtgTAGGGCTGCACggtatgaggaaaatatctaattgcaattaCTTTTGACTGATACTGAGATTGCGaaatgattcacgatattggaggaaATTAtcgtttttgtatcattattctcattttcattgaaaatgattaacattgaaagaaattaaaatgattatgttGTGATTTTTGCAAGGCGCTGTaccaaataaagatttttttagtgTGTAGGATGTGATTGGTAGGCCGggatgtctctgcagcaccacaatacttcattcacaGTGGTTTGCAAGATATTTtaccattaacaaatattgtgcccccctgcgatttggatacagttgcgattaattgtgcagccctagtctggTGATAGGCAGACTAGTGCAACACACCAATGTAGGGAATAAACCACATGAGGTTCTCAGATCATTTCAGTGCAGTTCCTAGGACAGTTGGCCTGACAAAAAACGGAGAAATCTGGAGAAAAATACCCAAAAGAGGCATGGAGTGGAACACACTGAATCAGTCTTGACTTTAATTCATCCATTTTCTCCCAGTTTATCAAATGATTTGTAAGCATACACAAAGACGTCCTTTACTTTTGAACCTGACAGGTTCTCACTCTGTACTATGGTCTAATTTTTCCAGCTACGAGCCAATGCTTTGATCAAGCGGGGAAGCATGTacatgcagcagcagcagcccatGCTGTCTACACAAGATTTCAACATGGCTGCCGAGATTGACACAAGCAACCCAGATGTCTATCACCACAGGGGTCAGGTAAGAGTGTGgttaaattgtttttacatttattttgtagcCCTGTTCTAACGTGGTTTAATATTGGTCCTGAGTGAGCCAATCCCAGGTGGACAGTTGACCTGGCCGTAGAACGTCTCCACATGCATCTCTGAGGGACTGCTGTGATAAGATATCACTTCTAGGGATCGACCAAATGGATTTTTCTTAGGGTTGAtactgatttttcttttcatcagtCTTAGCCAACAACCGATACGGATTGCCGATTTTCTTGAGCCGATATTTGGAGCCGATACTGTttttgctccctcaatttacatcatgAAAATGTGAACCCTGcaacactggatttgtttttggaatctgctctgccatttctttaaaaatgataaacaaaaaacacagagtgtcacttctgcaatcatctacagtgcagtgcagtgcacagtctgcacgtgaactgcagtatctccagcaacacagagctgcctgaGGACGCCTCTCTGGAAATAATGCTGGGAGAAAACTATCGGGAAAGGCAGCAGCcgcgtatcggccgatacacatataaacacaaatatCAGCCCGATATATCGGCTGGCTGATAACTAATAACGTGGTGTGACGGATCAGATTTCTATGCATCTACAATGCCTCCTGGGTGTCTTCTTCACAACTTTACTTAGAGCCGTCTACTCGTGATCATATCACTCAGACAGATGTTAATATCCGCCTACAACATTTAACGTTTGTTAACTGATTGGCTGTCGGTTGACAACTACTAAGTTAATGTTTGAAATGTCTTGCTATAGTGCTCCATTTAAAGTCTGTATTTCCTTTCAGCTGAAAATCCTTCTGGACCAGGTGGATGAGGCGGTGGGAGACTTTGATGAGTGCATCCTGCTCAGGCCCGACTCTGCTCTCGCACAGGCTCAAAAATGCTTCGCTCTCGTAAGTTCCAGCTAAAgatcattaaaaaaagcaagcGTGCCATTATCTAACCTGTCTAATGCAGAACTGCATTTTCCTTTTAACCATTTCTGCTGCCGGTCGCATTAATGGCTGCTACAACTCGAGATTatctgctgattttttttttttctttcttttttgtgctcTACAGTACAGACAAGCATATACTGGAAACAACCCGTCCCAAGTGCAGACGGCCATGGACGGTTTTGAGGATGTCATCAGAAGGTTCCCCAAGTGTGCTGAGGGCTACGCTCTTTATGCCCAGGTAAAGAATCCCAAACTTGATATTCTATTTACACTTCAACGGGTTCTTTAGTGCTCATTTGCTTTGCCCATTTTCTGTTTGAGTTAGACAGAAAATAGCAGCTATAGGTCTTATTGATGTGTTCAACACCACCGTTGTGAATTTTTCAGGCTCTGACTGACCAGCAGCAGTTTGGAAAAGCAGACGAGATGTATGACAAGTGCATTGAACTGGAACCAGACAATGCAACCACATATGTCCACAAGGGGTAGGCATTTTCCCTTTTGGGTAGGCCTGTTGTTAAAATAACATGTGATTTGTATGTGTAATTAATCCTCAGTTAATAAGAATTCAATATCTGTCCAGTTTGTTACAGCTTCAATGGAAACAAGACCTTGACTTGGGTCTAGAGCTCATCAGTAAGGCCATTGAAATCGACAACAAATGTGACTTTGCCTACGAAACTATGGGAACCATTGAAGTTCAAAGGTGAGATAAAtcctttttctcacttttcacGTTAGAACACTTCTTGAAGAAATCATAACAAGCATTTTCTTTTCAGGGGAAATCTGGACAGGGCAATCGAAATGTTCAACAAGGCAATTAACCTAGCCAAGTCTGAGATGGAGATGGCCCACTTGTACTCGTTATGTGATGCAGCATACGCCCAGACAGAAGTGGCAAGGAAGTATGGGCTGAAACCTCCAACACTGTAACGTCTCTGCCAATCCATCGCCAAGCTCAATTTTCATTGCTGAACCTAACTGTGGTTATATGCAACTGTCTgacttgctttaaaaaaagaaaaaaaaaaaaaaaaagagtactgGATTATAAAGGAAGAGCCCTGAATATAAATGTGTTTACATCAAATTAAAGGGGTTTATTGAGAAGGGTTTCTATTCACAATCGATCCAAGGCTGTAATCCAGGCTTCTGTTTGACTTGGTTtgtcacgggggggggggctcttaaCTGACACAGCCCTTTGCTGACACTTAATTCAACCAGAACATTGTCATCAAACCTTTTTATTGCTTGtaataaagagaaagaaattgtAATCTAGAGAGAAAAGCATACATGAATGGCCATGTATACCTGTCTAAATTAATAGTAACTATGTGACATGTAAGTGAACTGAGATGTGTGCAGTCCGTCGAACCAATTACTGACCTTAAGGCTTTTGTGACACTTAAAATCTACAGAATATACTGTGAGAGCTTTATGTAGTTCTAATGGACTGTTCACATTGTTAATTTATGCTGATCTAAAGTGTTGTCTCTAAACATACACTATCAGTTCCGAATGCAAGGTTAAAAGTACAGTCAAATGTGttaatgtctgtgtttgtaaTGCTGGAATTGATCCTACGGATACTGGGCTACAGAGAGGTTTAGTTTAGCATccggaaatgtttttttgtttttttaattctgggactgcctgttttcttttttttacatactttgtGCAGCATGTTcactttataaataaatgtaaatgcaatGCTCGTGCTGTCTTGAACACTAGGATAACCCCGACTATAAGAGACTTTTGATTAGAAAAACTTAACCAACATCTTttggttttttgaaaatgttatttttgaatagTCTTTAGTATCAGAAGATGTCACAAGGGATTGGGCTTTTCAGTGGCTTTCTTTAATCAATCatgatttattttctattttattgtaaatttttCATGCTACATTACAGCTTTTGACAGAGTAACCTTAAAacagttgttttattttttctgtccttttcaAATTCTATTCTCACAACCCAAGCCTTATTGTTTCTAACCCTCATGCAGCCCTGAGAATATCTTGGTCCAATGTATGATAAGGTACTCAAGTAACATCTGtactttgtaaaaaataaaattagccAGCACTGCTGaatgtttgtatgtttggaGTATTTTCAACTTTTAGAAAACTAAATTATAAATGTTCTGTGACATTAATTTATCCAGCAGCAGTTATGACTACATTTTATTGAATGTGTGGTAATACCAAGGAACCAAATCCTGCATTCCAGCTGCAGCTGCTGAGGACTTAAACTTACAGAAACAAACTGGAGAAGTTGATGTAACCGTCAGCAGATACCCACAAAATATTGGCTGTCTATTAGAAATGACACTGACATTCTTCATCAGTGATATGTATGGTGACCAAagtaaaagagaaaatgaatccTAATAAAGTTATTATTCCTGGAATGAATCTCACCTTTCTCgggcattttattatttaaaagtaaatctaggtgcaataaaaaaagcatattttcacatgttaaCATAGTTATACATGTCACAGTATAAATCCACATGTAAGTTAATGATGGCGGAATTTCATTTAGCCACGCCTGTTTCtatataggcaaggcaaggcaaggcagctttatgtgtagagcacatttcagcaacagggcaattgaaagtgctttacataaaatcagttaaacagatNNNNNNNNNNNNNNNNNNNNNNNaaatcataagcattaaaaaccggtaaaacacatgaatagacagttaaaaaaaaatagaaacattaggacacatacaacaagaataaaagttacagtgcagcataagaaatttaaagaaatgagcagtcatttgaAGGGAATATATAACAGCCATCCTTAATGGTAATAGTTAGTCACAACTGCTTTTTCAACTATGACAGTTGCAATGAAAAGTGCAGAttgacatgtttaaaaaaaaaaaaaatgtaagggtAACACCTaggtttgttgttgtaatgtttaaagATACAACTTAGCATATGTTGACACTGGCTTTCATAATTGCTCTCTGCTCTCCAGAACCATAAATACATTAGAAACACTGGCTGCAGGACTGTCTAGGAAACTGTCTAAAAACTGGTGTTGAGGCTATAAACAGTCTACAAGAACCAGTCCCAACAGCACCTGCTGCCTCATTAAAAAGGAAGATTTGATATTAATAGAGGTAGTACTTAGCCTGTGTCAAATGTAGCAAAcctcaataaacctcatttatatgaaatgaTGCCAACATTTTGAgtacaaaattaaaattattattatgaattattttgactagttAACATCAGAGGAACATATGTTGATGGATACTCACAgactgtcaaagtttagtcactgttttgaaaccccccccccaaatgctttaaaattgaaacacacacaatttcacggataataaattgtatttgcaaagcaCGTGGGAACCATCCATGTAATTTTTGGGCAagttggttgaaataaacccctatttttttaacataaaaaacattaaaaataagtcaaatttgacccaaggacaacaggagggttaagagtTGACatccggaccaggaccaggaccaggaccaggattAGTTGCAGCCTCTAGACAATCCTCTGGATGTATTATAGCAAAAATCCTCAGATTATATTAACAATAGCATCTTTGAGCGTTGCACGACATGTCTGCCGTGTTTACGGCATTTGAATTGACCGAATTGACGTGTCCCCGTCACAACAATGGCGGATACCCCGGACGAAGCTCTTCTGGGCAGCTGGTGAGACAATTTGTTGTCGGACTAACAATATAAGAGACGTTTTAAATTGTCAAACAATTGTGTGGGTTTCATCTGACAGCATTTGGTGCGTAGTAACTAAACACGAGCTTGCGTAGTTAATCTGTAGTGCTGACGGAGGATGCTAGCCTGTAACGTGAACCAGTTTGCTACGTTACCGTTCCGCTCGGCGGCTAGCTAGCTGACGCTAATTAGCCAGCTAGCCAAGTTGGTTCGGATAAATTAGCTAGCAGCCCCGTTAGGTCGGACACAATTAACTCCAAGAGCTTTTAAGAAAGACTCGTCAAAGCATTTATAGTATCATCTCTTTCTCTCGTTTTGACAAGTTTATAGGCAAAGCGTGTTAGCCAGCGAGCTAACAATAACCAGCTAGATGGCCGGTGTTTGTCGAGTTCTGCTTCCCTTTAACCAGAACACAACCGTAGCCCTAGCTACATTTAGCTCCACTTTGTTCCTCACACGTTATATGCGTAATAAAATTGTATTACATGATAAAGTCATTGTGAAATTGTTTGTAAGTAATGGACCTGTCAAGACTCTCCAAGAGAGGCGTATGGAGATAAATGCCATCATAAACTGATTCCCATAACGTTATCTTTATGTGTCGTGATATCTGCCCGGTATGGAAAATCACCTGTTCATATTCATTGTGTCATTTCgttgtggtggtgtttgtgatttaatgattaaatggTGTACGTGCAGTTTAGTATcccaaattatttttcaattaCTGAGTCTCCTAAATGTTGAGGGTCTTATTTGTGACAGGTTATGGGAGCATAGATGGTTTAGCAGTTTCATAATTAGTTAAGGACATTGTAGGCTATAGGAAATTTAGGACACTAAACTGCACCTATACCCTTATCATAACTTATTGACGTTTCATAACCAAAATATTTATACCATAATTCCAAATGCTCAGTACAAGTTGCCATAGACCAAAGTGATGGTGTTCAATTGCTGATGTTGTCAGACCAAGAATTAACCATTCAAAGTTTGGTAATTTAAGTTCAAAAGTGGCTCAAGTTATtaattgattttcaaaataatcaATTACTTAATGCTCAATAAAACCTCTAATcattacaacacaaaaacatatgatTCACACAGTATACATAGATATGACTGCCAATAAGTTATTACAGTGAAGGGTCATTTTCTGCTTTGACTTTGCAATATTGTTGTCACAATTGTTATTGATGTCAAACATAAGAATTCTTATCTTTGTATTTATGAAGATTTATGCTTTGCTTGATCTGTGAAATGTTGTCATTGTTCGTGCCTCTTCAGGGACCAGGATCTAGCTGAGGCTCTGGACTCGGGCGGCTCTGAcatggagatggagagaggcATCATCCAGGTCCAGGAGCATTCTGCTGAACACAGGGCCAAGATGTGGAAGGTGAGACACATGACAGGAGTCAGTCCACACCAGTTTCCCTTCTAATATAGTCTCGCagtgccagaccctcctccacagcgctgcataAATGCAATTAGTAAAGAACTAGTCTCATCATAGACACAAGTCAACAGACAGGAAAGATCAGTAATTAACAATGTAAAGGTCTTTGTGGCACACCCACAGTTAAGGCCTCAGTTTTGTTTGAAACCACATACCAACGACCTATTTTTATGCCTCCGAGCTGATGACAGCTATTGCAGAAGCAGTATGATTTTTGGGTTGTCCTTCCTGTTTTTGTGATTGCGATATCTCAAGAACGACTTGAGGGAATTTCTTCAAAATTGGCACAAAAGTTCACATTGGACTTGATGTTGGAGGTCGGATGCCAATGTTACTGTGGCGTTTTTGGCAGTAACTCAATAATTCCTACGCTAGTTATGACGACATTCATTTAACATAAATGTCTAATAGGATAACATGATTACATTTAATATTCAAAAAGTCAAAGGGCAACTTCACTGTGACTTCATAATGTTCTGCAAAAAATGCTTTTATGGCCATTATTCAACGCTGTCAATTAGGAACAGACACTAATCTTTAAACTGTGGTGATTGTGTAGATCTTCTGTGCTGCCgggttgaagatgtgtg contains these protein-coding regions:
- the LOC116696050 gene encoding mitochondrial import receptor subunit TOM70; this translates as MAASKPVEPQSGTGLPRWQLALLVGTPIVLGVGAVYLWNRSRTNERKGTGERKTPEGSASPVQGQDGATPAGPEQENMSPLDRAQAAKNKGNKYFKAGKYENAIQCYTEAIALCPTEKKTDLSTFYQNRAAAYEQQMKWTEVVQDCSQAVGMNPRYIKALFRRAKALEKLDNKKECLEDVTAVCILEAFQNQQSMLLADKVLKQLGKEKAKDKYKNREPMMPSPQFIKSYFSSFTDDIISQALQKGEKKDEDKDKEGEAADITESCGYLKAKQYMEEENYDKIISECTKEIESGGRYTAEALLLRATFYLLIGNATAAQPDLDRVINMQDANVKLRANALIKRGSMYMQQQQPMLSTQDFNMAAEIDTSNPDVYHHRGQLKILLDQVDEAVGDFDECILLRPDSALAQAQKCFALYRQAYTGNNPSQVQTAMDGFEDVIRRFPKCAEGYALYAQALTDQQQFGKADEMYDKCIELEPDNATTYVHKGLLQLQWKQDLDLGLELISKAIEIDNKCDFAYETMGTIEVQRGNLDRAIEMFNKAINLAKSEMEMAHLYSLCDAAYAQTEVARKYGLKPPTL